One window of the Thermasporomyces composti genome contains the following:
- the dapC gene encoding succinyldiaminopimelate transaminase, with protein sequence MRGRLPDFPWDLLRPDKERAAAHPGGLVDLSVGTPVDPTPEVVKRALCEASNAPGYPTTHGTSQLRQAVVDYLRRRFGVTGVAEDAVLPTIGSKEFVAWLPTTLGLGPGDVVVVPETAYPTYAVGGLLAGCEVVPSDSTLALGPRRVRLVWLNSPSNPTGRILPPEHLAKVVAWARERRALVVSDECYLEFGWDATPVSVLHPDVCGGDHEGILAVHSLSKRSNLAGYRAGFVTGDPKVIETLLEVRKHAGMMVPSPVQQAMIAALRDDTHVDEQRARYAERRAVLRRAFEAAGFRIDHSEGSLYLWATRDEPCWDSVRWCADRGVLVTPGDFYGEAGARHVRVAFTATDERVAAAAERLEAG encoded by the coding sequence GTGCGAGGCCGACTGCCCGATTTCCCCTGGGACCTGCTCCGTCCTGACAAGGAACGCGCGGCGGCTCATCCAGGTGGTTTGGTCGACCTGTCGGTCGGTACCCCCGTCGATCCCACGCCCGAGGTCGTGAAGCGGGCGCTGTGCGAGGCCTCGAACGCTCCTGGTTATCCGACGACCCACGGAACGTCGCAGCTGCGCCAGGCCGTCGTCGACTATCTGCGTCGACGCTTCGGGGTCACCGGTGTCGCGGAGGACGCTGTCCTCCCCACGATCGGCTCGAAGGAGTTCGTCGCCTGGCTCCCGACGACCCTCGGCTTGGGGCCGGGCGATGTGGTGGTCGTGCCGGAAACGGCCTACCCGACGTATGCGGTGGGAGGGCTGCTCGCTGGCTGCGAGGTCGTCCCCTCCGACTCCACGCTCGCGCTCGGGCCGCGTCGGGTCCGGCTGGTGTGGCTGAACTCACCCTCCAATCCCACGGGCCGGATCCTTCCCCCTGAGCACCTGGCGAAGGTCGTCGCGTGGGCTCGGGAGCGTCGCGCGCTCGTCGTCTCGGACGAGTGCTACCTGGAGTTCGGCTGGGACGCCACGCCGGTCTCGGTCCTCCACCCGGATGTCTGTGGCGGAGATCACGAGGGCATTCTGGCCGTGCACTCGTTGTCGAAGCGGTCCAACCTCGCGGGCTACCGGGCCGGTTTCGTCACAGGCGATCCGAAGGTCATCGAGACGCTGCTGGAGGTGCGCAAGCACGCCGGGATGATGGTGCCGAGTCCGGTCCAGCAGGCGATGATCGCCGCCCTGCGCGACGACACGCACGTGGACGAGCAGCGGGCTCGGTACGCGGAGCGTCGTGCCGTGCTGCGGCGCGCCTTCGAGGCGGCAGGCTTCCGGATCGACCACTCGGAGGGGTCGCTGTACTTGTGGGCGACCCGCGACGAGCCGTGTTGGGACTCCGTGCGGTGGTGCGCCGACCGGGGCGTTCTCGTCACGCCTGGCGACTTCTACGGCGAGGCGGGCGCCCGGCATGTCCGGGTGGCGTTCACCGCGACCGACGAGCGGGTGGCCGCGGCGGCCGAACGCCTGGAGGCGGGATGA
- the fdxA gene encoding ferredoxin: protein MTYVIAQPCVDLKDRACVDECPVDCIYEGARMLYIHPDECVDCGACEPVCPVEAIFYEDDVPEQWKDYYTANVEFFDDLGSPGGASKTGVINKDHPLIAALPPQNTEG from the coding sequence GTGACCTACGTCATCGCGCAGCCGTGCGTGGATCTGAAGGACCGGGCATGTGTGGACGAGTGCCCCGTGGACTGCATCTACGAGGGCGCCCGCATGCTCTACATCCACCCGGACGAATGTGTCGACTGCGGTGCGTGTGAGCCGGTCTGCCCCGTAGAGGCCATCTTCTACGAGGACGACGTTCCAGAGCAGTGGAAGGACTACTACACCGCCAACGTCGAGTTCTTCGACGACCTCGGCTCCCCTGGCGGCGCGTCGAAGACGGGTGTGATCAACAAGGACCACCCGCTGATCGCCGCGCTGCCGCCGCAGAACACCGAGGGCTGA
- a CDS encoding VanW family protein yields the protein MRDRRTGRIVAAAAGAVMLVLLGAYVLTAYSLGNRVPRGTTVAGVPVGGLSPEAAEARLRRDLLPRADKPLTLTAAGATFSVRPEEAGLSLDVAATVESAQAPRSFNPVTMVRTIVGGEEVDPVVVVDERRLQKTLQSVASKVDKDAVEGAITFENGEPRITKPKPGRELDREAAADRIEAEFLRSDRPIALPVRQVRPAVSTEDLRQALGEFAEPAMSAPVTVRVDDESFEATPEEIGSALSMRVENGELAPKLDARSLAKALSDRLAEVEVEPRDASIVMSGGRPTVRPSRPGRTVPPEGLAKAVLGALQKSGDERVAVVETVTKQPKLTTEKLEGLGVKEVVGEFTTYYPHAEYRNVNIGRAAELINGTLVLPGETFSFNKTVGERTRENGFTDGLVIKGGRLREELGGGVSQVATTTYNAAFFAGMDDVEHRPHGFYIDRYPVGREATVYWGSLDLRWRNNTPYAVYVQAWRERSSPGTRGSVTVRLWSTKYWEVRTRTSDRYNVRPPKRYYDPKPGCVAQSGVPGFEVDVYRWLYRNGKRVRSEVDHVVYKPEDTIICSAPPSPGS from the coding sequence GTGCGCGACCGGCGCACCGGACGGATCGTGGCGGCCGCGGCCGGCGCGGTCATGCTCGTCTTGCTCGGTGCCTACGTGCTGACGGCGTACTCGCTGGGTAACCGAGTGCCACGCGGCACCACGGTCGCGGGCGTCCCGGTGGGAGGTCTGTCCCCCGAGGCGGCGGAGGCGCGGCTGCGGCGTGACCTGCTGCCACGGGCCGACAAGCCGCTCACGTTGACCGCCGCCGGCGCGACCTTCTCGGTCCGACCGGAAGAAGCCGGTCTGAGCCTCGACGTGGCGGCCACGGTCGAGTCCGCGCAGGCGCCGCGCAGCTTCAATCCGGTCACCATGGTCCGGACGATCGTGGGCGGCGAGGAGGTCGACCCCGTCGTGGTGGTCGACGAGCGTCGCCTGCAGAAGACGCTGCAGTCGGTGGCCAGCAAGGTCGACAAGGACGCCGTCGAGGGCGCCATCACGTTCGAGAACGGGGAGCCACGGATCACCAAGCCCAAGCCCGGGCGGGAGCTTGATCGCGAGGCGGCCGCGGACCGGATCGAGGCGGAGTTCCTGCGCTCCGACCGTCCCATCGCGCTGCCTGTCCGACAGGTTCGCCCCGCCGTCAGCACCGAGGACCTGCGGCAGGCGCTGGGGGAGTTCGCCGAGCCGGCGATGTCGGCTCCGGTGACGGTGCGAGTCGACGACGAGTCGTTCGAAGCCACTCCGGAAGAGATCGGCTCCGCGCTCAGCATGCGGGTGGAGAACGGGGAGCTGGCACCGAAGCTCGACGCGAGGTCGCTGGCGAAGGCGCTCTCCGATCGGCTGGCCGAGGTCGAGGTGGAGCCGAGGGACGCCTCGATCGTCATGTCGGGAGGTCGGCCGACGGTCCGCCCGAGTCGGCCCGGACGCACCGTGCCGCCCGAAGGTCTCGCCAAGGCCGTGCTCGGAGCGCTGCAGAAGTCCGGGGACGAGCGGGTCGCCGTCGTCGAGACCGTGACCAAGCAGCCGAAGCTCACCACCGAGAAGCTCGAAGGCCTCGGCGTCAAGGAGGTGGTGGGTGAGTTCACCACCTACTACCCGCACGCCGAGTACCGCAACGTCAACATCGGCCGGGCGGCGGAGCTCATCAACGGCACCCTCGTCCTCCCCGGTGAGACCTTCAGCTTCAACAAGACGGTGGGCGAGCGCACGCGGGAGAACGGCTTCACCGACGGTCTGGTGATCAAGGGTGGGCGCCTCCGCGAGGAGCTTGGCGGCGGCGTGTCCCAGGTGGCCACCACGACCTACAACGCGGCCTTCTTCGCGGGCATGGACGACGTGGAGCACCGGCCGCACGGGTTCTACATCGACCGCTACCCCGTCGGTCGGGAGGCGACCGTCTACTGGGGCTCCCTCGATTTGAGGTGGCGCAACAACACGCCGTACGCGGTCTACGTGCAGGCCTGGCGGGAGCGGAGCAGCCCCGGCACGCGCGGGTCGGTCACGGTGCGGCTGTGGAGCACCAAGTACTGGGAGGTGCGCACCCGGACCTCGGACCGCTACAACGTCCGCCCGCCGAAGCGCTACTACGACCCGAAGCCCGGCTGCGTCGCGCAGTCCGGTGTGCCTGGCTTCGAGGTCGACGTCTACCGCTGGCTCTACCGAAACGGCAAGCGGGTGCGCTCCGAGGTGGACCACGTGGTCTACAAGCCGGAGGACACCATCATCTGCAGCGCCCCTCCGTCACCGGGGTCGTAA
- a CDS encoding flavin reductase family protein, producing MSTGADAASPRGASPRGASPRRASPRGPDAQASPTWQPVDEQSYRTALRRLASGVTVVTTRHGDVDHAMTASAVTSVSLRPPLVLVCVEKVARFHGAVLATGVWGVSILSADAARVASHLAHRGRPIHGQLDGADVHRGRTGVPLLGRSLAWLECRTWAVYDGGDHSIVVGEVVEARIRGEGGGPADEGQSGTGTSTSVSPLVYVNAAYHTVRRLGDLGD from the coding sequence ATGTCCACCGGTGCCGATGCAGCGTCACCGAGGGGGGCGTCACCGAGGGGGGCGTCACCGAGGAGGGCGTCACCGAGGGGGCCTGACGCCCAGGCGTCACCAACGTGGCAGCCCGTCGACGAGCAGAGCTACCGCACCGCTCTTCGACGCCTCGCCAGCGGTGTCACGGTGGTGACCACCCGTCACGGCGACGTCGACCACGCGATGACGGCGAGCGCCGTGACGTCCGTCTCCCTGCGTCCGCCGCTCGTCCTGGTCTGTGTGGAGAAGGTGGCGCGCTTCCACGGCGCGGTGCTGGCGACCGGCGTGTGGGGGGTGTCGATCCTGTCCGCGGATGCCGCTCGCGTAGCGTCACATCTGGCGCACCGGGGGCGTCCGATCCACGGCCAGCTCGACGGCGCTGACGTCCACCGCGGCAGAACGGGGGTGCCGTTGCTGGGGCGCTCGCTCGCCTGGCTCGAGTGCCGCACGTGGGCCGTCTACGACGGCGGTGACCACTCGATCGTGGTCGGCGAGGTCGTCGAGGCTCGGATTCGCGGCGAGGGCGGTGGACCGGCTGACGAGGGCCAGTCAGGGACGGGGACCTCGACCAGCGTGAGCCCGTTGGTCTACGTCAACGCCGCGTACCACACGGTGAGGCGGCTCGGTGATCTCGGCGATTGA
- a CDS encoding DUF6113 family protein — protein sequence MSRVVRALGVLALVLLGACVGALGIVVSRMTADVAAVPVPYGFVLAVAAVAALVAEGRRALGVAGALGAALGWSVPVVLAMGQRPEGDVVLAGDGYGVGYVVLGLVAVVWNVARGLASAGPSDT from the coding sequence ATGTCGCGCGTGGTGCGAGCGCTCGGCGTCCTGGCACTCGTCCTGCTGGGCGCGTGCGTCGGGGCGCTCGGGATCGTCGTGTCGCGCATGACGGCCGACGTGGCCGCCGTCCCGGTGCCGTACGGTTTCGTCCTGGCCGTGGCCGCGGTGGCCGCGCTCGTCGCGGAGGGGCGTCGCGCTCTCGGCGTCGCCGGGGCGCTGGGGGCCGCCCTCGGCTGGAGCGTGCCCGTGGTGCTCGCGATGGGACAGCGGCCTGAGGGGGACGTCGTGCTGGCCGGTGACGGCTACGGCGTCGGCTACGTGGTGCTGGGTCTCGTGGCCGTGGTCTGGAACGTTGCCCGTGGCCTCGCCTCGGCCGGCCCGAGCGACACCTAG
- the mshB gene encoding N-acetyl-1-D-myo-inositol-2-amino-2-deoxy-alpha-D-glucopyranoside deacetylase, with the protein MPADRRMLLVHAHPDDESIGNGATMAKYVAEGAQVTLVTCTRGEEGEILVPELAHLASDRDDGLGEYREKELADALAELGVTDQRWLGGAGRYRDSGMMGTPANERPECFWRADLREAADHLVAVIREVRPQVLVTYDDFGGYGHPDHIQAHRVATYAQALAGAPSYRRDLGEPWDVPKVYWSAVPESLYREGLRRLRDADDTVTFERLDPDGELPRTFVPDELITTWIDATAYTERKAAAMRAHATQITVHSPFFALSNNIGNHIWGTECYRLVRGTPVRDPETGVETDLFAGVA; encoded by the coding sequence ATGCCTGCGGACCGGAGGATGCTGCTCGTTCACGCCCACCCCGACGACGAGTCCATCGGGAACGGCGCCACCATGGCCAAGTATGTCGCCGAAGGAGCGCAGGTGACGCTCGTGACCTGCACGCGCGGCGAGGAAGGTGAGATCCTCGTTCCGGAGCTCGCCCACCTGGCCTCCGACCGCGACGACGGGTTGGGGGAGTACCGCGAGAAGGAGCTCGCCGACGCCTTGGCCGAGCTCGGGGTGACCGACCAACGCTGGCTGGGCGGGGCCGGGCGCTATCGCGACTCCGGGATGATGGGCACGCCCGCGAACGAGCGCCCCGAGTGTTTCTGGCGCGCCGACCTGCGGGAGGCCGCCGACCACCTGGTGGCGGTCATCCGTGAGGTGCGCCCTCAGGTGCTCGTCACGTACGACGACTTCGGCGGCTACGGGCACCCCGACCACATCCAGGCCCATCGGGTGGCGACCTACGCCCAGGCGCTCGCCGGCGCGCCGTCCTACCGGCGGGACCTGGGCGAGCCCTGGGACGTTCCGAAGGTGTACTGGTCCGCTGTGCCCGAGTCCCTCTACCGCGAAGGGCTGCGTCGACTGCGCGACGCCGACGACACGGTGACCTTCGAGCGCCTGGATCCGGACGGAGAGCTGCCCCGAACCTTCGTGCCGGACGAGCTCATCACCACCTGGATCGACGCCACCGCCTACACCGAGCGCAAGGCGGCGGCGATGCGAGCGCACGCCACGCAGATCACCGTCCACAGCCCGTTCTTCGCGCTGTCCAACAACATCGGCAACCACATCTGGGGGACGGAGTGCTACCGCCTGGTGCGCGGCACCCCGGTCCGTGACCCTGAGACCGGCGTCGAGACGGACCTCTTCGCTGGTGTCGCCTGA
- a CDS encoding S9 family peptidase, which translates to MTYEDSRAEQAPGNAPPPTFPRLSARTLRFTLGAPRNFSLAPDGSRIAFLRAPSGTDRRTELWVYDVASATERRVASPTTLLDTGMEVLSPEERARRERAREGAGGIVGYACDAQVRIATFAFSSRLWLADLVDGRVQELPAVGPVVDPRPDPTGRHVAYASQSALRLVTLGEESAQERALVEPDAETVVWGLAEFIAAEELSRTRGFWWAPDGSRLLVERYDEAPVERWHLADPAHPERSPVPVRYPAAGTANAAVSLWLVDLEGNRREVEWDRDRFPYLAEVTWTSDGPPLLYVLTRDQRTAHVLTVDPETGSTSLVREITDAAWVELIPGVPTWLPDGRLVTTVDDTDTRRLAFDGTPVTPPGLQVGAILDVDERGVLVAATTEPTEQHVVRVAPDGTITHLTDDPGVHSGRAAGDLVLLVSQSLQHDGVRTRVLRGGDEVGQIESRQQTPPLTPAVTLLQLGPRRLRAAVLFPRDHTPGSRRLPLLLDPYGGPHALRVRSARAAFLASQWLADQGFCVVVADGRGTPNRGPAWERQVRNDFVSTLEDQVEVVHEIVDRYPDDVDPGRVAIRGWSYGGYLAALAVLERPDVFHAAVAGAPVTDWRLYDTAYTERYLGHPAEQPEVYERNSLLGRASQLRRPLLLIHGLADDNVVAAHTLRLSSALLAAGRPHQVLPLTGVTHMTPQEVVAENLLLLELDFLRSALAHPEPLS; encoded by the coding sequence GTGACCTACGAGGACTCCCGAGCTGAGCAGGCGCCGGGGAACGCCCCGCCGCCGACCTTCCCACGACTGTCGGCCCGTACCTTGCGCTTCACGTTGGGGGCACCACGGAACTTCTCCCTCGCCCCCGACGGGAGCCGGATCGCGTTCCTGCGCGCACCATCCGGGACCGACCGGCGCACCGAGCTGTGGGTCTACGACGTGGCGTCCGCCACCGAGCGTCGCGTGGCCAGCCCGACCACGCTCCTCGACACCGGCATGGAGGTGCTCTCCCCCGAAGAGCGCGCTCGTCGGGAGCGCGCGCGAGAGGGGGCCGGTGGCATCGTCGGGTACGCCTGTGACGCGCAGGTTCGCATCGCGACGTTCGCGTTCTCGTCCCGCCTCTGGCTCGCCGACCTGGTCGACGGGCGCGTCCAGGAGCTTCCGGCGGTCGGGCCGGTGGTGGATCCCCGACCCGACCCCACGGGTCGGCACGTCGCGTATGCGTCCCAAAGCGCCCTCCGTCTCGTCACCTTGGGTGAGGAGTCGGCGCAGGAGCGCGCCCTGGTCGAACCCGACGCCGAGACTGTCGTGTGGGGCCTGGCGGAGTTCATCGCCGCGGAGGAGCTGAGCCGCACCCGAGGCTTCTGGTGGGCACCGGACGGGTCGCGGTTGCTGGTCGAGCGGTACGACGAGGCGCCCGTGGAGCGCTGGCACCTCGCCGATCCGGCGCATCCGGAGCGGTCGCCTGTCCCCGTGCGCTACCCGGCGGCGGGCACGGCGAACGCGGCGGTGTCGCTGTGGCTGGTCGACCTCGAAGGAAACCGCCGCGAGGTGGAGTGGGACCGTGACCGCTTCCCCTACCTCGCGGAGGTGACGTGGACGTCGGACGGACCGCCGCTCCTCTACGTGCTGACCCGGGACCAGCGGACCGCACACGTCCTCACCGTCGACCCGGAGACCGGCAGCACGTCCCTCGTCCGCGAGATCACCGATGCCGCGTGGGTCGAGCTGATCCCCGGCGTTCCGACCTGGCTGCCGGACGGTCGGCTCGTGACGACCGTGGACGACACCGACACCCGGCGGCTGGCCTTCGACGGCACGCCGGTGACGCCGCCGGGACTCCAGGTCGGCGCGATCCTCGACGTCGACGAGCGCGGCGTCCTGGTCGCCGCCACCACCGAGCCCACCGAGCAGCACGTGGTCAGGGTGGCTCCCGACGGCACGATCACCCACCTGACCGACGACCCCGGTGTCCACAGCGGACGGGCCGCCGGCGACCTCGTCCTCCTCGTCTCCCAGTCGCTCCAGCACGACGGCGTCCGCACGCGGGTGCTCCGTGGGGGCGACGAGGTCGGCCAGATCGAGTCCCGGCAGCAGACCCCGCCGCTCACCCCGGCGGTCACCCTGCTCCAGCTGGGTCCGCGCCGGCTGCGCGCGGCGGTGCTGTTCCCCCGCGACCACACCCCCGGCTCCCGTCGCCTCCCCTTGCTGCTCGATCCCTACGGTGGTCCGCACGCGCTGCGGGTCCGTTCCGCCCGCGCCGCGTTCCTCGCCAGCCAGTGGCTGGCCGACCAGGGCTTCTGTGTCGTGGTCGCGGACGGACGGGGGACGCCGAACCGCGGGCCGGCCTGGGAACGGCAGGTCCGGAACGACTTCGTCAGCACCCTCGAGGACCAGGTGGAGGTGGTCCACGAGATCGTCGACCGCTACCCGGACGACGTGGATCCGGGACGGGTGGCCATTCGCGGCTGGTCCTACGGCGGCTACCTCGCCGCGCTGGCGGTGCTCGAGCGGCCGGACGTCTTCCACGCCGCCGTGGCCGGTGCCCCGGTGACCGACTGGCGGCTGTATGACACCGCGTACACCGAGCGCTACCTCGGCCATCCGGCCGAGCAACCGGAGGTTTACGAGCGCAACAGCCTCCTCGGTCGGGCCAGCCAGCTGCGCCGGCCGTTGTTGCTCATCCACGGACTGGCCGACGACAACGTGGTGGCGGCCCACACTCTGCGGCTGTCCTCGGCGCTGCTCGCGGCG